The following proteins are co-located in the Hyla sarda isolate aHylSar1 unplaced genomic scaffold, aHylSar1.hap1 scaffold_1051, whole genome shotgun sequence genome:
- the RPS6KL1 gene encoding ribosomal protein S6 kinase-like 1 isoform X2 has product MCSDRDLCCQYRIGFTGVTEQTGSKGKRDYLVDAAKQLHVAQERDANEEYEAAFSHYKHGVELLLSGVTVDPSRERRDAVKRKISQYLKRAEEIFNCHLQRPLGNVTGAAEGYSSLRFRPIRVLSAAVENLKDCHVLEIIDKVQLVYDPSSGTKFILKSLMKSGRCGHGAVTVIPQSVPYMVQLQKFYVGEDSLYLRLQHVPGGCLWRHLRKFQAQRTSSGDFEVTPSHSPISHLSPSHASILGVPESQVRLWGAQMVLALDTLHQEGILCKDLNPRNVLLGDKGDVLLTYFGRWREVDHIFCPEAAEQLYVAPEVLGVGPVDEACDWWSLGVLLYEMMCGEPLYRTLMSGVSSQMEVHFPEELSADAVSLLRALLNYDPDKRLGAGPGGAKRVKSHPFFNDVQWSALL; this is encoded by the exons ATGTGCAGTGACCGCGATCTGTGTTGTCAATATCGCATTGGATTTACGGGAGTCACAGAACAAACTGGTTCAAAGGGCAAACGCGATTACCTGGTGGACGCCGCCAAACAGCTGCACGTGGCCCAGGAGCGCGATGCCAATGAGGAGTACGAGGCGGCCTTCAGCCACTACAAGCACGGGGTGGAGCTGCTCCTGAGCGGGGTCACAG TTGACCCCAGCAGAGAGCGGCGCGATGCCGTAAAACGGAAGATTTCCCAATACCTCAAACGGGCAGAAGAAATATTCAACTGCCACCTGCAAAGGCCTCTGGGTAACGTGACGGGCGCAGCAGAG GGTTACAGCAGCCTCAGATTCCGACCAATCCGAGTCCTGAGCGCCGCGGTGGAGAACCTGAAGGACTGCCATGTCCTGGAGATTATTGATAAG GTGCAGCTGGTCTATGACCCCTCCTCAGGAACAAAATTTATTCTTAAG TCCCTGATGAAGTCGGGGCGTTGTGGCCATGGAGCGGTCACAGTTATTCCGCAGAGCGTTCCCTACATGGTCCAGCTGCAGAAGTTTTATGTTGGGGAGGATTCTCTGTATCTCCGACTGCAGCACGTTCCAG GAGGATGTCTGTGGAGACATCTCAGGAAATTCCAGGCTCAGCGTACAAGCTCTGGAGACTTCGAGGTGACCCCATCACACAGTCCCATCAGTCACCTGAGCCCGTCACATGCCTCCATCTTGGGGGTGCCAGAGTCACAGGTCAGGCTTTGGGGGGCGCAGATGGTGTTGGCACTGGACACTCTACACCAGGAAGGGATTCTGTGTAAAGATCTAAACCCCCGCAATGTGCTTCTGGGAGACAAAG GTGATGTGCTCCTCACATACTTTGGCCGGTGGCGAGAGGTTGACCACATCTTTTGTCCAGAGGCTGCAGAGCAGCTGTATGTGGCCCCAG AGGTTCTGGGAGTTGGTCCCGTGGACGAGGCCTGTGACTGGTGGAGCCTGGGAGttctcctgtatgagatgatgtgtgGAGAG CCTCTCTACAGGACCCTGATGTCGGGGGTCAGCAGTCAGATGGAGGTCCACTTCCCAGAAGAGCTGAGTGCGGATGCGGTGTCCCTGCTGAGAGCC CTGCTCAATTACGATCCAGACAAACGTCTTGGCGCCGGTCCTGGTGGAGCAAAGAGGGTTAAATCCCACCCATTCTTCAATGATGTCCAGTGGAGCGCGTTACTATGA
- the RPS6KL1 gene encoding ribosomal protein S6 kinase-like 1 isoform X1 has protein sequence MCSDRDLCCQYRIGFTGVTEQTGSKGKRDYLVDAAKQLHVAQERDANEEYEAAFSHYKHGVELLLSGVTVDPSRERRDAVKRKISQYLKRAEEIFNCHLQRPLGNVTGAAEGYSSLRFRPIRVLSAAVENLKDCHVLEIIDKVQLVYDPSSGTKFILKSLMKSGRCGHGAVTVIPQSVPYMVQLQKFYVGEDSLYLRLQHVPGGCLWRHLRKFQAQRTSSGDFEVTPSHSPISHLSPSHASILGVPESQVRLWGAQMVLALDTLHQEGILCKDLNPRNVLLGDKGDVLLTYFGRWREVDHIFCPEAAEQLYVAPEVLGVGPVDEACDWWSLGVLLYEMMCGEPLYRTLMSGVSSQMEVHFPEELSADAVSLLRAVSAIHNMGCSITIQTNVLAPVLVEQRGLNPTHSSMMSSGARYYD, from the exons ATGTGCAGTGACCGCGATCTGTGTTGTCAATATCGCATTGGATTTACGGGAGTCACAGAACAAACTGGTTCAAAGGGCAAACGCGATTACCTGGTGGACGCCGCCAAACAGCTGCACGTGGCCCAGGAGCGCGATGCCAATGAGGAGTACGAGGCGGCCTTCAGCCACTACAAGCACGGGGTGGAGCTGCTCCTGAGCGGGGTCACAG TTGACCCCAGCAGAGAGCGGCGCGATGCCGTAAAACGGAAGATTTCCCAATACCTCAAACGGGCAGAAGAAATATTCAACTGCCACCTGCAAAGGCCTCTGGGTAACGTGACGGGCGCAGCAGAG GGTTACAGCAGCCTCAGATTCCGACCAATCCGAGTCCTGAGCGCCGCGGTGGAGAACCTGAAGGACTGCCATGTCCTGGAGATTATTGATAAG GTGCAGCTGGTCTATGACCCCTCCTCAGGAACAAAATTTATTCTTAAG TCCCTGATGAAGTCGGGGCGTTGTGGCCATGGAGCGGTCACAGTTATTCCGCAGAGCGTTCCCTACATGGTCCAGCTGCAGAAGTTTTATGTTGGGGAGGATTCTCTGTATCTCCGACTGCAGCACGTTCCAG GAGGATGTCTGTGGAGACATCTCAGGAAATTCCAGGCTCAGCGTACAAGCTCTGGAGACTTCGAGGTGACCCCATCACACAGTCCCATCAGTCACCTGAGCCCGTCACATGCCTCCATCTTGGGGGTGCCAGAGTCACAGGTCAGGCTTTGGGGGGCGCAGATGGTGTTGGCACTGGACACTCTACACCAGGAAGGGATTCTGTGTAAAGATCTAAACCCCCGCAATGTGCTTCTGGGAGACAAAG GTGATGTGCTCCTCACATACTTTGGCCGGTGGCGAGAGGTTGACCACATCTTTTGTCCAGAGGCTGCAGAGCAGCTGTATGTGGCCCCAG AGGTTCTGGGAGTTGGTCCCGTGGACGAGGCCTGTGACTGGTGGAGCCTGGGAGttctcctgtatgagatgatgtgtgGAGAG CCTCTCTACAGGACCCTGATGTCGGGGGTCAGCAGTCAGATGGAGGTCCACTTCCCAGAAGAGCTGAGTGCGGATGCGGTGTCCCTGCTGAGAGCCGTGAGTGCCATCCATAATATGGG CTGCTCAATTACGATCCAGACAAACGTCTTGGCGCCGGTCCTGGTGGAGCAAAGAGGGTTAAATCCCACCCATTCTTCAATGATGTCCAGTGGAGCGCGTTACTATGACTAA